The sequence GCGCGATGGGCGTGACGCCATTCTGGCCCTGGCCGATGGCCACGCTGATGGTTTCGCCGGCGTACCACTTCTTTTCCTTGCGCCCGTGCCTGGCCTTCCAGTCGCGGCTGGGAATGCGCGAAGGCAGCTCATTGGGGAGGTCCACCTGGGTGAGCTCCGTAAGCCCGTATTTGGCGGCGGTCGCGTGGATTTCATCCACGTCCAGCCGCGCTCCCAGCTCATAGAAATAGACATCGCAGCTCCGGGCGATGGCCTGCACCAGATTCAGGGTCCCGTGGACGCCGTCGCACCGGAATTCGCGGCCGTAGTAGGTCTTCCTGCCATGGCAGGTGAACGTGGATTCCGGAGAGATGATGCCCTTTTCCAGGGCGCAAAGCGCGATCAGCAATTTGTAGGTGGAACCCGGCGGATAAAGCCCCTGGGTGGCCCGGTCGAGCATGGGCTGGGTGGGGTTGCGCACGTACAGGTCCACGTCCTCCTGGCTCATGTGGCCCAGGAATGCGTTGGGATCGAAGGACGGGCTGGAGTAGAGCGCGAGGATGCCGCCATCCCGCAGATCGATCACCACGCCCGCGCCCCGCTCTTCGCCAAAGGCATCCTGCATGGTCTTTTGGAGCCCTGAGTCCAACGTGAGATACACGCTTTGGCCCGGTGTGGAATTCTCCAGCCCGTAGAGCGCGACTTCGCGGCCGAGGTGGTCCACCAGGCTCTTCCGCTGGCCATCCTGGCCCTTCAGCAGATCGTTCCGGGCAGCTTCGAATCCGCTGCGGCCGACGATCTCGCCCAATTGGTAGCGGCCCGGCTCCTTCGACATGAGCTGTGGATTCACCTCGCCCACGTAGCCGAGCACGTGGGCGGCCAGCTCGTCGCCCTGGTACACCCGCCGCGGCGCCACTTCGATGCTGAGAAAAGGAAACCGGGCCCGCAGGTTCTCCGCCCTCGCCAGGCCGGAGTCATCCAGGTTGTCCTGCACGATCAGGGAGCGTTTCATCCCGGCGCTCCGCGCCATCTGCACCCGCCGAGCCAATTGGGCCGGGTCCTGCTCCAGCGCCTGGGCCAGGGATTCCACCTGCGAGGCTTCCTTCGGGAGGTCCTCCTGCTGGATCACCAGGTGCAAGGCCCTGCGGTTGTCCACGAGGCGATGCCCGTTCCGGTCGAAGATGATGCCCCGCGGCGCGGGCGTGGTGCGCACCTTCACCGCCTGGCTCAGGGCCAGCTGCTGCAATTCGCTCCGCCTCACCACCTGCAGCCATGCGTAGACCAGGCCGAGGCCCAGCACCATCAGCCATGCGGCGGCCTGGAGCGTGGCGAGCCGTTTGCGCAGGAGGTTGCGTTGGCGGAGGTCCACGGCTACCTCAGATAGGCGGTGGGTTTGAGCCGCCAGGCCAACATCGCCCACAGGGGCGACGTGAGCAAGGCCCAGAGCCAGCCCCGGCCCCAGGCGTGGGGTCCGGAGGCCAGAGCGGTCGCAAGATGCAGCAGCAGCGCGTGCAGCAGGGTGAATCCGGCCAGCCTCGCCCACCAGATCAGGCGCCGGTCCGCGGGCCAGAACCGGTTCAGGAAAAACACGACCAGAGTGGCGGTCAGGTCCACCCAGGCGGCGGCGCCGGGGTGGGGCACCATGCGCAGGGTGCCCTCGGCGACCCAGCCCGCGGCCACCGCCCAGAGTCCCGCCACCAGGGGCAGCGGTTCCAAAGGCGCAAGGCCCAGCACCAGCGCCACATGGAAAACCGCCTGGAGCGACGGCCATGGCGCCGCGAAAAAGATGCCGACCAACGCCAAGAGGCAGACCAGCGAGGATCGGACCCTGGATGGAGCATTGCGGGCGGTCATTGCGGCCCCTTTCCAGGACCGGCCTGCGGCGCCGCGGGAGGACCCACCTCGATCGGGGGCTTGGGCGGCAGCACCAGCAGCAGGTGCAGCCGGTCCAAGGGCGCCGAAAGGGCCACTTCCACCTTCAATTCGCTATCCCGCGGCCGCACCTGGCTCACGAAGCCGACCAGGAGCCCTCGCGGGAACACCCGGTCCAGGCCGGAGGTGTACACCGCTTCACCCGGCTGGACGCCTTCCTGGCTGCTGATGTAGCGGATCTCGGCTTTGCCGGGGCCCGTGCCTTGCAACACCCCGGTGGCGCGGCTCCGCGCCAGCATCACGCCCGTGGAGGCATTGTAGGCATCCAAGGGAAGCACGCTCGCCTGCCGGCGGCCGACGCTCCAGATCCGCCCCACCACCCCTTCGGGGACGATGACGCCTTGGTCGGGCTGGAGGCCGGGTTCGGGGCCCTGATCGATCACCAGTCCTCCGAAGGGCGTGTTCCGGGTGTTGGCGATGACCCTGGCGGCCCGGGCTTCCAGGGGCAGCTCCTGCTTGAGCCCCAGGAGCCGGATGGCCTCTTCAGCCTCGGCGCGGCGGGGGGCTTCCCTGGCTTCCTGGAGTTCGAAGGAGGCCACCCTGCTCCTGAGGTTGGCGATTTCTCCCTGGGCGATTCCGAGATTCCGGACTTTTTCGTCCTTGGCCTCGCGGCGGGCCTCCCATTTGGCGGAAGCCCTTAGCAC comes from Holophagaceae bacterium and encodes:
- the mrdA gene encoding penicillin-binding protein 2; protein product: MDLRQRNLLRKRLATLQAAAWLMVLGLGLVYAWLQVVRRSELQQLALSQAVKVRTTPAPRGIIFDRNGHRLVDNRRALHLVIQQEDLPKEASQVESLAQALEQDPAQLARRVQMARSAGMKRSLIVQDNLDDSGLARAENLRARFPFLSIEVAPRRVYQGDELAAHVLGYVGEVNPQLMSKEPGRYQLGEIVGRSGFEAARNDLLKGQDGQRKSLVDHLGREVALYGLENSTPGQSVYLTLDSGLQKTMQDAFGEERGAGVVIDLRDGGILALYSSPSFDPNAFLGHMSQEDVDLYVRNPTQPMLDRATQGLYPPGSTYKLLIALCALEKGIISPESTFTCHGRKTYYGREFRCDGVHGTLNLVQAIARSCDVYFYELGARLDVDEIHATAAKYGLTELTQVDLPNELPSRIPSRDWKARHGRKEKKWYAGETISVAIGQGQNGVTPIALARFYAMLGAKGKVLTPHLLYGQRDESGQMKIIPPQKPRDAGLDPKVWAVLDEGLYEVVRSGTAHKSALPGVTMCGKTGTSQVTTFVDKAHYRTLAKQFRDNALFAGYAPRENPQIAWAVVVENAGFGADAAAPIARKLCQYWFLDRLKKPLPPPGGKLPDAFEEPQSDEAEQDQEPAAPPKPQADGAR
- a CDS encoding rod shape-determining protein MreC; translated protein: MATTRGGWRSAGWQAWILGLLWLGHGLWVMSGRWPGLGISKALDLVSGPVLRASAKWEARREAKDEKVRNLGIAQGEIANLRSRVASFELQEAREAPRRAEAEEAIRLLGLKQELPLEARAARVIANTRNTPFGGLVIDQGPEPGLQPDQGVIVPEGVVGRIWSVGRRQASVLPLDAYNASTGVMLARSRATGVLQGTGPGKAEIRYISSQEGVQPGEAVYTSGLDRVFPRGLLVGFVSQVRPRDSELKVEVALSAPLDRLHLLLVLPPKPPIEVGPPAAPQAGPGKGPQ